From Cotesia glomerata isolate CgM1 linkage group LG2, MPM_Cglom_v2.3, whole genome shotgun sequence, a single genomic window includes:
- the LOC123259180 gene encoding putative glycerol kinase 5 — protein MKYIVALDVGTTTIRCHILDNKAVTIASAAEKVELLYPKAAYVEINPDQLWESIIKVLKDAVDASKIDVKLIACLGISTQRSSFISWNFETGKNYHRIITWKDLRADSMVREWNSSLTMKSLRMGAHILYTLSRNKRFLAGSVLKLMNTQTTLRLMWVLQNIPGLREAAQSGKAVFGGVDCWLLYKLTGKHITDVSNASATGLYDPFTMSWAQWAMNLFKIPSTMFPKVVDNAGDFGTIPKDILGVSIPIRCCMADQAASLFGSTCFEPGDLKVTMGTGSFLNVNTGKEPHASVAGLYPLVAWKINSEIVYMAEGASSDTGTVIEWIKSIGIIKDPSEMSELANSIEGSDIYFVPAFSGLQAPINDQAAATGLIGLKPTSGRAHIVRSVLEGLVFRILLLYDSLCTETSRNYNSIRVDGGVSQSDFILQLLADLTGLPVERAMSPEMSILGVAFLSGLQCGIWETREEVCKLRQVDRVFQPDIKRGKNYLSVVHQWKLAVQRFKNCALKQ, from the exons atgaaaTATATTGTCGCACTTGATGTCGGCACTACGACTATTAGGTGTCatattttagataataaaGCTGTTACAATTGCTTCTGCTGCTGAAaag gTCGAGTTACTTTATCCAAAAGCCGCGTACGTTGAAATAAATCCGGATCAGCTCTGGGAGtcaattattaaagttttaaaagatGCTGTTGatg CGAGTAAAATAGACGTGAAATTAATAGCGTGTCTTGGAATATCAACCCAACGTAGCAGTTTTATCTCGTGGAACTTTGAAACGGGGAAAAATTACCACAG AATAATAACATGGAAGGACTTGAGAGCAGACTCAATGGTACGTGAATGGAATTCATCATTAACAATGAAGAGTTTAAGAATGGGTGCTCATATTCTCTATACATTGTCACGCAATAAAAGATTTCTCGCTGGCAGCgtattaaaattgatgaataCTCAg ACGACCTTGCGCTTGATGTGGGTCTTGCAAAATATTCCTGGACTAAGAGAAGCTGCTCAGAGTGGAAAAGCTGTTTTTGGAGGCGTTGATTGCTGGcttctttataaattaactg gcaAACACATAACCGATGTATCAAACGCCTCAGCAACGGGACTGTACGACCCATTTACGATGAGCTGGGCGCAATGGgcgatgaatttatttaaaatacccTCGACGATGTTCCCAAAAGTCGTTGACAATGCAGGAGATTTCGGTACTATTCCAAAAGATATTTTAGGTGTATCAATACCTATTCGATGTTGT ATGGCTGACCAAGCGGCTTCGTTATTCGGGTCAACTTGTTTCGAGCCAGGTGATCTTAAAGTAACTATGGGAACCGgtagttttttaaatgtcaatacCGGCAAAGAGCCTCACGCGTCAGTTGCTGGGCTGTATCCTCTGGTGGCCTGGAAAATAAATTCTGAGATTGTTTATATGGCTGAGGGGGCTTCCAGTGATACTGGAACTGTTATCGAATGGATTAAATCGATAG GCATTATTAAGGATCCAAGTGAAATGTCTGAGTTGGCAAATTCTATTGAAGGTtctgatatttattttgtaccTGCATTTAGTGGATTACAA GCACCAATAAATGACCAAGCAGCGGCTACAGGGCTAATTGGGCTAAAACCAACTTCAGGACGTGCTCATATTGTACGATCAGTACTGGAAGGCTTAGTATTTCGTATTCTACTTTTGTACGATTCATTATGCACAGAAACTAGTCGTAACTACAATAGCATTag ggtaGATGGAGGAGTATCCCAGAGTGATtttatattacaattattGGCTGACCTCACTGGTTTGCCTGTCGAGCGGGCGATGAGTCCCGAAATGTCTATACTCGGCGTTGCTTTTCTTTCCGGTCTTCAGTGTG gtatTTGGGAGACTCGCGAAGAAGTGTGTAAATTAAGACAAGTTGATAGGGTTTTTCAGCCAGATATAAAACGAGGCAAGAATTATTTATCAGTAGTTCATCAATGGAAACTTGCTGTACAGCGATTCAAAAAttg TGCCTTAAAGCAATAA
- the LOC123259178 gene encoding aldehyde dehydrogenase, dimeric NADP-preferring isoform X2: MATEIVVDMVADQEPDNKVDHPVDDKVSQVNINIEEDTSTATTMNGKPVSINHADLVQKTRDAYFSGKTRPLKWRIHQIKQLKRMLEENTEQFHSALKSDLRRSKFENCCLEIDYTLNEIISMLRNIKEWSSVEKPPKDLVNILDSPEIHKDPYGVVLIIGSWNYPLQLLLAPALGAIAAGNCVIMKPSEVSPATADTIARLVPKYLDTECYHVVTGGIAETTELLKQRFDYIFYTGSGNVGKIIREAANKYLTPVTLELGGKSPVWIDNTADLDLAAKRILWGKFLNAGQTCIAPDYILCTKEVENKFVERAKILIKQWYGDNPKLSTDFCRIVNQNHYQRLANLLINSGKIAVGGDLDPQDNYISPTILVDVKPSDPIMQQEIFGPILPIVNVSNAYEAIKFINEREKPLALHLFGTNRKNLELVTACTSSGGVIHNDTFLHATVDNLPFGGVGASGMGAYHGRLTYDTFAHKKSVLVRDTSSMGELLASGRYPPYSDKKLKFLSLLLAKRPDIPGIKYLPHLIMFGLGVLATVGVRAALKEYGSPDEQI, translated from the exons ATG gcgACTGAAATTGTGGTAGATATGGTCGCCGACCAAGAGCCGGATAATAAAGTTGATCATCCTGTGGATGATAAAGTTTCTCAagtgaatattaatattgaagaAGATACCAGTACTGcca ctaccATGAACGGAAAACCTGTTTCGATAAATCATGCTGAT CTTGTTCAAAAAACGAGAGACGCATATTTCAGCGGTAAAACTCGGCCTTTGAAATGGAGAATTCATCAAATAAAACAGCTGAAAAGAATGTTGGAGGAAAACACAGAACAATTTCACTCTGCGCTCAAGTCGGATTTAAGAAgg agTAAATTTGAAAACTGCTGCCTTGAAATAGATTACACACTGAATGAGATCATATCGATGCTCAGGAATATAAAAGAGTGGTCATCTGTCGagaag ccTCCAAAAGATTTAGTGAACATACTAGACTCTCCAGAAATTCACAAAGACCCTTACGGAGTAGTGTTGATAATCGGATCTTGGAACTATCCTTTACAATTACTGCTTGCACCAGCTCTGGGGGCCATTGCCGCGGGCAATTGCGTCATTATGAAACCATCCGAAGTATCTCCAGCGACTGCTGATACAATCGCTCGTTTAGTACCCAAATATTTAGATACA GAATGCTATCATGTTGTAACCGGCGGGATTGCCGAGACTACCGAGTTATTGAAGCAGAGGTtcgattatattttttatactggGTCTGGTAATGTTGGAAAAATAATTCGCGAGGCTGCTAATAAATATCTTACTCCAGTGACTCTTGAGCTTGGTGGTAAAAG TCCAGTGTGGATTGATAACACAGCAGATCTGGACTTGGCAGCAAAACGCATCCTCTGGGGTAAATTTCTCAATGCTGGACAGACTTGTATTGCACCGGATTATATATTGTGTACAAAAgaagtagaaaataaatttgttgaacgagctaaaatattaattaaacaatggTATGGAGATAATCCGAAATTAAGTACTGATTTTTGTCGTATTGTTAATCAAAATCATTACCA acGATTGGCAAACCTGTTAATTAATAGCGGTAAAATAGCCGTAGGCGGTGATTTAGATCCCCAAGATAATTATATATCACCAACAATCCTTGTGGATGTTAAACCAAGTGACCCAATAATGCAACAAGAAATATTTGGTCCAATATTACCTATTGTTAATGTATCAAATGCATACGAAGCGATCAAGTTTATTAATGAACG GGAGAAACCTCTAGCTTTACATTTATTTGGGACTAAtcgtaaaaatttagaattagtAACTGCTTGTACATCTAGCGGTGGCGTAATACATAACGACACTTTTTTACATGCTACAg ttgacAATTTACCATTCGGCGGAGTTGGAGCCTCTGGAATGGGAGCTTATCACGGTAGATTGACCTACGACACATTTGCACACAAGAAAAGTGTCCTTGTGAGAGACACCAGTTCTATGGGAGAATTACTTGCGTC AGGAAGGTACCCGCCGTACAGcgacaaaaaattgaaattcttgTCTCTTTTGCTGGCTAAGAGACCCGACATCCCCGGAATTAAGTACCTGCCGCACTTGATAATGTTTGGGTTGGGAGTACTGGCCACTGTGGGTGTCAGGGCTGCTTTGAAG gAGTATGGATCACCAGACGAGCAAATATAA
- the LOC123259178 gene encoding aldehyde dehydrogenase, dimeric NADP-preferring isoform X1, whose amino-acid sequence MATEIVVDMVADQEPDNKVDHPVDDKVSQVNINIEEDTSTATTMNGKPVSINHADLVQKTRDAYFSGKTRPLKWRIHQIKQLKRMLEENTEQFHSALKSDLRRSKFENCCLEIDYTLNEIISMLRNIKEWSSVEKPPKDLVNILDSPEIHKDPYGVVLIIGSWNYPLQLLLAPALGAIAAGNCVIMKPSEVSPATADTIARLVPKYLDTECYHVVTGGIAETTELLKQRFDYIFYTGSGNVGKIIREAANKYLTPVTLELGGKSPVWIDNTADLDLAAKRILWGKFLNAGQTCIAPDYILCTKEVENKFVERAKILIKQWYGDNPKLSTDFCRIVNQNHYQRLANLLINSGKIAVGGDLDPQDNYISPTILVDVKPSDPIMQQEIFGPILPIVNVSNAYEAIKFINERDCPLVLYIFSKDRETRDLFINQTHSGAICCNDTIMQYAVDNLPFGGVGASGMGAYHGRLTYDTFAHKKSVLVRDTSSMGELLASGRYPPYSDKKLKFLSLLLAKRPDIPGIKYLPHLIMFGLGVLATVGVRAALKEYGSPDEQI is encoded by the exons ATG gcgACTGAAATTGTGGTAGATATGGTCGCCGACCAAGAGCCGGATAATAAAGTTGATCATCCTGTGGATGATAAAGTTTCTCAagtgaatattaatattgaagaAGATACCAGTACTGcca ctaccATGAACGGAAAACCTGTTTCGATAAATCATGCTGAT CTTGTTCAAAAAACGAGAGACGCATATTTCAGCGGTAAAACTCGGCCTTTGAAATGGAGAATTCATCAAATAAAACAGCTGAAAAGAATGTTGGAGGAAAACACAGAACAATTTCACTCTGCGCTCAAGTCGGATTTAAGAAgg agTAAATTTGAAAACTGCTGCCTTGAAATAGATTACACACTGAATGAGATCATATCGATGCTCAGGAATATAAAAGAGTGGTCATCTGTCGagaag ccTCCAAAAGATTTAGTGAACATACTAGACTCTCCAGAAATTCACAAAGACCCTTACGGAGTAGTGTTGATAATCGGATCTTGGAACTATCCTTTACAATTACTGCTTGCACCAGCTCTGGGGGCCATTGCCGCGGGCAATTGCGTCATTATGAAACCATCCGAAGTATCTCCAGCGACTGCTGATACAATCGCTCGTTTAGTACCCAAATATTTAGATACA GAATGCTATCATGTTGTAACCGGCGGGATTGCCGAGACTACCGAGTTATTGAAGCAGAGGTtcgattatattttttatactggGTCTGGTAATGTTGGAAAAATAATTCGCGAGGCTGCTAATAAATATCTTACTCCAGTGACTCTTGAGCTTGGTGGTAAAAG TCCAGTGTGGATTGATAACACAGCAGATCTGGACTTGGCAGCAAAACGCATCCTCTGGGGTAAATTTCTCAATGCTGGACAGACTTGTATTGCACCGGATTATATATTGTGTACAAAAgaagtagaaaataaatttgttgaacgagctaaaatattaattaaacaatggTATGGAGATAATCCGAAATTAAGTACTGATTTTTGTCGTATTGTTAATCAAAATCATTACCA acGATTGGCAAACCTGTTAATTAATAGCGGTAAAATAGCCGTAGGCGGTGATTTAGATCCCCAAGATAATTATATATCACCAACAATCCTTGTGGATGTTAAACCAAGTGACCCAATAATGCAACAAGAAATATTTGGTCCAATATTACCTATTGTTAATGTATCAAATGCATACGAAGCGATCAAGTTTATTAATGAACG CGACTGCCCCCTAGTATTGTATATATTTTCCAAGGATCGAGAAACACGCGATCTGTTTATAAATCAAACGCACAGTGGTGCCATATGCTGCAATGACACAATAATGCAATATGCCG ttgacAATTTACCATTCGGCGGAGTTGGAGCCTCTGGAATGGGAGCTTATCACGGTAGATTGACCTACGACACATTTGCACACAAGAAAAGTGTCCTTGTGAGAGACACCAGTTCTATGGGAGAATTACTTGCGTC AGGAAGGTACCCGCCGTACAGcgacaaaaaattgaaattcttgTCTCTTTTGCTGGCTAAGAGACCCGACATCCCCGGAATTAAGTACCTGCCGCACTTGATAATGTTTGGGTTGGGAGTACTGGCCACTGTGGGTGTCAGGGCTGCTTTGAAG gAGTATGGATCACCAGACGAGCAAATATAA
- the LOC123259178 gene encoding aldehyde dehydrogenase, dimeric NADP-preferring isoform X3, whose protein sequence is MVADQEPDNKVDHPVDDKVSQVNINIEEDTSTATTMNGKPVSINHADLVQKTRDAYFSGKTRPLKWRIHQIKQLKRMLEENTEQFHSALKSDLRRSKFENCCLEIDYTLNEIISMLRNIKEWSSVEKPPKDLVNILDSPEIHKDPYGVVLIIGSWNYPLQLLLAPALGAIAAGNCVIMKPSEVSPATADTIARLVPKYLDTECYHVVTGGIAETTELLKQRFDYIFYTGSGNVGKIIREAANKYLTPVTLELGGKSPVWIDNTADLDLAAKRILWGKFLNAGQTCIAPDYILCTKEVENKFVERAKILIKQWYGDNPKLSTDFCRIVNQNHYQRLANLLINSGKIAVGGDLDPQDNYISPTILVDVKPSDPIMQQEIFGPILPIVNVSNAYEAIKFINERDCPLVLYIFSKDRETRDLFINQTHSGAICCNDTIMQYAVDNLPFGGVGASGMGAYHGRLTYDTFAHKKSVLVRDTSSMGELLASGRYPPYSDKKLKFLSLLLAKRPDIPGIKYLPHLIMFGLGVLATVGVRAALKEYGSPDEQI, encoded by the exons ATGGTCGCCGACCAAGAGCCGGATAATAAAGTTGATCATCCTGTGGATGATAAAGTTTCTCAagtgaatattaatattgaagaAGATACCAGTACTGcca ctaccATGAACGGAAAACCTGTTTCGATAAATCATGCTGAT CTTGTTCAAAAAACGAGAGACGCATATTTCAGCGGTAAAACTCGGCCTTTGAAATGGAGAATTCATCAAATAAAACAGCTGAAAAGAATGTTGGAGGAAAACACAGAACAATTTCACTCTGCGCTCAAGTCGGATTTAAGAAgg agTAAATTTGAAAACTGCTGCCTTGAAATAGATTACACACTGAATGAGATCATATCGATGCTCAGGAATATAAAAGAGTGGTCATCTGTCGagaag ccTCCAAAAGATTTAGTGAACATACTAGACTCTCCAGAAATTCACAAAGACCCTTACGGAGTAGTGTTGATAATCGGATCTTGGAACTATCCTTTACAATTACTGCTTGCACCAGCTCTGGGGGCCATTGCCGCGGGCAATTGCGTCATTATGAAACCATCCGAAGTATCTCCAGCGACTGCTGATACAATCGCTCGTTTAGTACCCAAATATTTAGATACA GAATGCTATCATGTTGTAACCGGCGGGATTGCCGAGACTACCGAGTTATTGAAGCAGAGGTtcgattatattttttatactggGTCTGGTAATGTTGGAAAAATAATTCGCGAGGCTGCTAATAAATATCTTACTCCAGTGACTCTTGAGCTTGGTGGTAAAAG TCCAGTGTGGATTGATAACACAGCAGATCTGGACTTGGCAGCAAAACGCATCCTCTGGGGTAAATTTCTCAATGCTGGACAGACTTGTATTGCACCGGATTATATATTGTGTACAAAAgaagtagaaaataaatttgttgaacgagctaaaatattaattaaacaatggTATGGAGATAATCCGAAATTAAGTACTGATTTTTGTCGTATTGTTAATCAAAATCATTACCA acGATTGGCAAACCTGTTAATTAATAGCGGTAAAATAGCCGTAGGCGGTGATTTAGATCCCCAAGATAATTATATATCACCAACAATCCTTGTGGATGTTAAACCAAGTGACCCAATAATGCAACAAGAAATATTTGGTCCAATATTACCTATTGTTAATGTATCAAATGCATACGAAGCGATCAAGTTTATTAATGAACG CGACTGCCCCCTAGTATTGTATATATTTTCCAAGGATCGAGAAACACGCGATCTGTTTATAAATCAAACGCACAGTGGTGCCATATGCTGCAATGACACAATAATGCAATATGCCG ttgacAATTTACCATTCGGCGGAGTTGGAGCCTCTGGAATGGGAGCTTATCACGGTAGATTGACCTACGACACATTTGCACACAAGAAAAGTGTCCTTGTGAGAGACACCAGTTCTATGGGAGAATTACTTGCGTC AGGAAGGTACCCGCCGTACAGcgacaaaaaattgaaattcttgTCTCTTTTGCTGGCTAAGAGACCCGACATCCCCGGAATTAAGTACCTGCCGCACTTGATAATGTTTGGGTTGGGAGTACTGGCCACTGTGGGTGTCAGGGCTGCTTTGAAG gAGTATGGATCACCAGACGAGCAAATATAA
- the LOC123259178 gene encoding aldehyde dehydrogenase, dimeric NADP-preferring isoform X4, which produces MSNVIAIDVEPSDKVIINNKINATMNGKPVSINHADLVQKTRDAYFSGKTRPLKWRIHQIKQLKRMLEENTEQFHSALKSDLRRSKFENCCLEIDYTLNEIISMLRNIKEWSSVEKPPKDLVNILDSPEIHKDPYGVVLIIGSWNYPLQLLLAPALGAIAAGNCVIMKPSEVSPATADTIARLVPKYLDTECYHVVTGGIAETTELLKQRFDYIFYTGSGNVGKIIREAANKYLTPVTLELGGKSPVWIDNTADLDLAAKRILWGKFLNAGQTCIAPDYILCTKEVENKFVERAKILIKQWYGDNPKLSTDFCRIVNQNHYQRLANLLINSGKIAVGGDLDPQDNYISPTILVDVKPSDPIMQQEIFGPILPIVNVSNAYEAIKFINERDCPLVLYIFSKDRETRDLFINQTHSGAICCNDTIMQYAVDNLPFGGVGASGMGAYHGRLTYDTFAHKKSVLVRDTSSMGELLASGRYPPYSDKKLKFLSLLLAKRPDIPGIKYLPHLIMFGLGVLATVGVRAALKEYGSPDEQI; this is translated from the exons ATGTCGAATGTTATTGCAATTGACGTTGAACCCTCAGACAAAGTAATCatcaacaataaaataaatg ctaccATGAACGGAAAACCTGTTTCGATAAATCATGCTGAT CTTGTTCAAAAAACGAGAGACGCATATTTCAGCGGTAAAACTCGGCCTTTGAAATGGAGAATTCATCAAATAAAACAGCTGAAAAGAATGTTGGAGGAAAACACAGAACAATTTCACTCTGCGCTCAAGTCGGATTTAAGAAgg agTAAATTTGAAAACTGCTGCCTTGAAATAGATTACACACTGAATGAGATCATATCGATGCTCAGGAATATAAAAGAGTGGTCATCTGTCGagaag ccTCCAAAAGATTTAGTGAACATACTAGACTCTCCAGAAATTCACAAAGACCCTTACGGAGTAGTGTTGATAATCGGATCTTGGAACTATCCTTTACAATTACTGCTTGCACCAGCTCTGGGGGCCATTGCCGCGGGCAATTGCGTCATTATGAAACCATCCGAAGTATCTCCAGCGACTGCTGATACAATCGCTCGTTTAGTACCCAAATATTTAGATACA GAATGCTATCATGTTGTAACCGGCGGGATTGCCGAGACTACCGAGTTATTGAAGCAGAGGTtcgattatattttttatactggGTCTGGTAATGTTGGAAAAATAATTCGCGAGGCTGCTAATAAATATCTTACTCCAGTGACTCTTGAGCTTGGTGGTAAAAG TCCAGTGTGGATTGATAACACAGCAGATCTGGACTTGGCAGCAAAACGCATCCTCTGGGGTAAATTTCTCAATGCTGGACAGACTTGTATTGCACCGGATTATATATTGTGTACAAAAgaagtagaaaataaatttgttgaacgagctaaaatattaattaaacaatggTATGGAGATAATCCGAAATTAAGTACTGATTTTTGTCGTATTGTTAATCAAAATCATTACCA acGATTGGCAAACCTGTTAATTAATAGCGGTAAAATAGCCGTAGGCGGTGATTTAGATCCCCAAGATAATTATATATCACCAACAATCCTTGTGGATGTTAAACCAAGTGACCCAATAATGCAACAAGAAATATTTGGTCCAATATTACCTATTGTTAATGTATCAAATGCATACGAAGCGATCAAGTTTATTAATGAACG CGACTGCCCCCTAGTATTGTATATATTTTCCAAGGATCGAGAAACACGCGATCTGTTTATAAATCAAACGCACAGTGGTGCCATATGCTGCAATGACACAATAATGCAATATGCCG ttgacAATTTACCATTCGGCGGAGTTGGAGCCTCTGGAATGGGAGCTTATCACGGTAGATTGACCTACGACACATTTGCACACAAGAAAAGTGTCCTTGTGAGAGACACCAGTTCTATGGGAGAATTACTTGCGTC AGGAAGGTACCCGCCGTACAGcgacaaaaaattgaaattcttgTCTCTTTTGCTGGCTAAGAGACCCGACATCCCCGGAATTAAGTACCTGCCGCACTTGATAATGTTTGGGTTGGGAGTACTGGCCACTGTGGGTGTCAGGGCTGCTTTGAAG gAGTATGGATCACCAGACGAGCAAATATAA
- the LOC123259178 gene encoding aldehyde dehydrogenase, dimeric NADP-preferring isoform X5, giving the protein MNGKPVSINHADLVQKTRDAYFSGKTRPLKWRIHQIKQLKRMLEENTEQFHSALKSDLRRSKFENCCLEIDYTLNEIISMLRNIKEWSSVEKPPKDLVNILDSPEIHKDPYGVVLIIGSWNYPLQLLLAPALGAIAAGNCVIMKPSEVSPATADTIARLVPKYLDTECYHVVTGGIAETTELLKQRFDYIFYTGSGNVGKIIREAANKYLTPVTLELGGKSPVWIDNTADLDLAAKRILWGKFLNAGQTCIAPDYILCTKEVENKFVERAKILIKQWYGDNPKLSTDFCRIVNQNHYQRLANLLINSGKIAVGGDLDPQDNYISPTILVDVKPSDPIMQQEIFGPILPIVNVSNAYEAIKFINERDCPLVLYIFSKDRETRDLFINQTHSGAICCNDTIMQYAVDNLPFGGVGASGMGAYHGRLTYDTFAHKKSVLVRDTSSMGELLASGRYPPYSDKKLKFLSLLLAKRPDIPGIKYLPHLIMFGLGVLATVGVRAALKEYGSPDEQI; this is encoded by the exons ATGAACGGAAAACCTGTTTCGATAAATCATGCTGAT CTTGTTCAAAAAACGAGAGACGCATATTTCAGCGGTAAAACTCGGCCTTTGAAATGGAGAATTCATCAAATAAAACAGCTGAAAAGAATGTTGGAGGAAAACACAGAACAATTTCACTCTGCGCTCAAGTCGGATTTAAGAAgg agTAAATTTGAAAACTGCTGCCTTGAAATAGATTACACACTGAATGAGATCATATCGATGCTCAGGAATATAAAAGAGTGGTCATCTGTCGagaag ccTCCAAAAGATTTAGTGAACATACTAGACTCTCCAGAAATTCACAAAGACCCTTACGGAGTAGTGTTGATAATCGGATCTTGGAACTATCCTTTACAATTACTGCTTGCACCAGCTCTGGGGGCCATTGCCGCGGGCAATTGCGTCATTATGAAACCATCCGAAGTATCTCCAGCGACTGCTGATACAATCGCTCGTTTAGTACCCAAATATTTAGATACA GAATGCTATCATGTTGTAACCGGCGGGATTGCCGAGACTACCGAGTTATTGAAGCAGAGGTtcgattatattttttatactggGTCTGGTAATGTTGGAAAAATAATTCGCGAGGCTGCTAATAAATATCTTACTCCAGTGACTCTTGAGCTTGGTGGTAAAAG TCCAGTGTGGATTGATAACACAGCAGATCTGGACTTGGCAGCAAAACGCATCCTCTGGGGTAAATTTCTCAATGCTGGACAGACTTGTATTGCACCGGATTATATATTGTGTACAAAAgaagtagaaaataaatttgttgaacgagctaaaatattaattaaacaatggTATGGAGATAATCCGAAATTAAGTACTGATTTTTGTCGTATTGTTAATCAAAATCATTACCA acGATTGGCAAACCTGTTAATTAATAGCGGTAAAATAGCCGTAGGCGGTGATTTAGATCCCCAAGATAATTATATATCACCAACAATCCTTGTGGATGTTAAACCAAGTGACCCAATAATGCAACAAGAAATATTTGGTCCAATATTACCTATTGTTAATGTATCAAATGCATACGAAGCGATCAAGTTTATTAATGAACG CGACTGCCCCCTAGTATTGTATATATTTTCCAAGGATCGAGAAACACGCGATCTGTTTATAAATCAAACGCACAGTGGTGCCATATGCTGCAATGACACAATAATGCAATATGCCG ttgacAATTTACCATTCGGCGGAGTTGGAGCCTCTGGAATGGGAGCTTATCACGGTAGATTGACCTACGACACATTTGCACACAAGAAAAGTGTCCTTGTGAGAGACACCAGTTCTATGGGAGAATTACTTGCGTC AGGAAGGTACCCGCCGTACAGcgacaaaaaattgaaattcttgTCTCTTTTGCTGGCTAAGAGACCCGACATCCCCGGAATTAAGTACCTGCCGCACTTGATAATGTTTGGGTTGGGAGTACTGGCCACTGTGGGTGTCAGGGCTGCTTTGAAG gAGTATGGATCACCAGACGAGCAAATATAA